The DNA region GTGACACAGACATCATTTCTGTGTCACCATCATTTCTGTGACCATACACCTGTTGGATAAATTTCCAGACATGCAATTGtcaggtaaaaagaaaaatacatttataatttgAAAGATGTTGCCAAATTGtcctttctccttttcacttCTGCCTTACAGATATTATGCAAATCCCCCTTGTGGCCAACCCTAATCTGGAAGCCTGCAGAGAATGGGATTTGAGAAGAAGTGGTTCCATTTAGCTAGTTggccagaattttaaaataattaaaacattacttttgattattaaaattttttttctatattttgagtTATCCTTGTACTACTACTATTAAATTCTCCATTTCCCCAATAACTTTGTGGTTTAATACTTCATTTAAAACTTCGATccattcagaatttatttttgcaaattatatgaGGTATGTATATGACTTATAGTTTTCCAACATAGCTGTATTATTGCCCTCATAAGCACTTACTGAATAATACTTTTTCCCATTCCTTTAAGATGCTGCTTGAATTATATACTAAATTCCTATATTAGTTTCAGTCTATTCCTTGACTTCTCAGTTTTTTTAAgcttataaaatgttatttttttagcCTAATACAGGTGTAATTAACAAGTAAAACTGTCAAAGTATAACATGATCATTTGATATATGTTTACATGGTGAAAGGATTCCCATGTGGCTGAGAATGTTGTAGCAGATGTAGTGAGTTAACCAGTGTGGTGTGGACTGGATGGTGGGAAAGTCCTTACTTGGAAAGGGAGAACTTAGTAGAGGGCTCAGGACATAGAAAGAAGTCTATTTcctcattttaatatattgagaGGAATTATTCCTTATCTCCTTGGATATTCCCTTGCAGGAACTAATGCGGACACAACCTGAGGCCAATGGAACAGCTGTTACTGAGTTCATCCTGCTGGGTTTGGTGGAGACGCCAGGGCTACGACCAGTTGTCTTTGTACTCTTCCTCTTTGCCTACCTAGTCACTGTCGGGGGCAACCTCAGCATCCTGGCAGCCATCTTGGTAGAGCCCAaactccacacccccatgtacttcttcctgggGAACCTATCAGTGCTGGACATTGGGTGCATCACCGTCACCGTTCCCTCGATGTTGGGTCATCTCTTGTCCCACAAGCGCACAGTTCCCTATGCAGCCTGCCTCTCACAGCTCTTCTTCTTCCACCTCCTGGTTGGGGTGGACTGCTTCTTGTTGACAGCCATGGCCTATGACCGATTCCTGGCCATCTGCCGACCCCTCACCTACAGCACCCGCATGAGCCAGACGGTCCAGAGGGTGCTGGTGGCTGTGTCCTGGGCTTGTGCCTTCTCAAATGCACTGACCCACACTGTAGCCATATCCACACTCAACTTCTGTGGTCCCAATGTGATCAACCACTTCTACTGTGACCTCCCGCAGCTCTTCCAGCTCTCCTGCTCCAGCACCCAGCTCAACGAGCTGCTGCTCTTTGGCGTGGGGTTCATAATGGCAGGTACCCCCCTGGCTCTTGTTGTCACCTCCTACATCCATGTAGCTGTTGCGGTTCTACGAATTCGCTCAGTGGAGGGCAGGAAGAAAGCCTTCTCCACGTGTGGCTCCCATCTCACTGTGGTTGCCATATTCTATGGTTCAGGTATCTTTAACTACATGCGACTAGGTTCAGCCAAGCTTTCAGATAAGGATAAAGCTGTTGGAATTTTTAACACTGTAGCCAATCCCATGCTGAATCCAATCATCTACAGTCTCAGGAACCCTGACGTTCAGGGTGCCCTCTGGTGGGTGATCAAGGGGAGGTGGTCACTGGCGTGATGAGGTCttctgtcaatttctccctttctctttttggaCTAAAGGAATAATTCTCTGGGGCCAGTAATTGGGACAAATGGTCCAGAACCTTCTCTATCTCCCTgagcttttggattttttttttttttggtaggggaTAATATCCATAGGAGCCCTACCCAATATAGGCAATGGACAGGTAGGTTCTGCCAAGTCAGTCTCCTTGACAAATTACAACTTAAGTCACTGTACGCTCCTTTTCTGGGTGGAAGTAAAACCCAGGAAGCCTTGAATGCCTTCAGGTGCATATCTCATAAGGAATAACTCTTCCGTTGCTTATAGCAAGAATATCCCagtaacttcccaggtggtcacATGACTTTTTCAAGTTCAGGAATGGTTAATCTTTTACAAAACATAGGTCTAGAGATCAGGATGACTCTATTTCTCCCATCAGGTTTCTACAAGCCAAAAAAAGCAGCTCAGTCCTCTCCTATCACACAAGATATCAATACCACAGGATATAGAGGGAACGGATGGGAAACTGTATGGTCATGTATTCTTGAGTAACTCGGGAAAGCATGACACCTCTGTGAAAATTTTTACaacttaaaaatttctttttagtttcaaaACTTTAACAAATATGATCATTCTCAAAATACAAGGATGAAATTTCCTCACGTATCTATATATGTTTCAAATCTTTTGAAAGGATTATGCcctaaatgttatttaaatatttaaaaaaacagaataatcaACATGAAATTCCCCTCTGAATTCTCACTCTCATTCCCAAACCTCCTAGCTAAGACAATCTGTTTCTGTAAATACAAGTCACATGGCGATATGTGCTACTAGTCTTTAGTCCTGTCATTATCTAGCTATATTTTCCTTCTAGAGccccttttattttttggccacaccatgtggcaggtgggatcttaattccctgaccagggatggaacccacaccccctgcattggaagtctggagccttaaccactggaccaccaaagaagtccacTAGGGTCACTTTTAGATTAATTGCCCATTCCTGGCTTCTCTACTGTGCCACTGCTGTTTTCTGACTAATTTCCCTAAAACTGCCCTTTGACCTACACCTGCACGATTGGCTTCTCATGATACTTTATGGGGATGAAGGGACTGAAAGGACAGGAGGGAAGGAAGCAAAACAAGATTAGATGGAGGCAGAGAGTTTGTgggaaatgaagatgaaaaatgaGGAACAGGGAGAAACATAATTGCAAGCAAAAGGATTTGAGAAGGCAAGATGCAGATATTGCATGTATGCTcaatcgtgttcgactctttgtgaccccatggactgtagcccaacaggctcctctcaTCTGCAGTGTTCCTGACCTTGATTGGGTCCTTTACTTCCCCTGGGTCTGAACTTGACAGAGGCCCAAGATAATGGTCAATATTCTTTCACCTCTAATGTCCTCTGATTTGGAATGAACAGGAAGACTGTCTCACTGTTAACCCTGAAGAAACACAACAAATTCCACCATCACTTCTTCTACCTATAGCAAGCAACAGAGTTAGTTGCAAAACAGAGCTAGTTGTTTACTCCCCGGAATTCCTGTGCCTCTGGCCTTTTTCCCAATTGAACATTCATCTCAAGTCACATCAAGGGATAATTCTGTGTGACATCATCCCTGGGTGGACTGCATCAGCTGGTTCAGCATCATAAAGGATAACCAAAGACACATGTTGCCAGCATTTATGAACATAAGGTTTCTTTAACAATTGGgagatttcctttcctttggaacttgtctcttcttttttattacaaACTGGTCATCTTTGCTACTTAAAAATGTATCACACTGGTTGGCCAataagtttgtttgtttccatatgTTGTtaaggaaaaactcaaatgaacatt from Cervus canadensis isolate Bull #8, Minnesota chromosome 1, ASM1932006v1, whole genome shotgun sequence includes:
- the LOC122447541 gene encoding olfactory receptor 3A1, with the translated sequence MRTQPEANGTAVTEFILLGLVETPGLRPVVFVLFLFAYLVTVGGNLSILAAILVEPKLHTPMYFFLGNLSVLDIGCITVTVPSMLGHLLSHKRTVPYAACLSQLFFFHLLVGVDCFLLTAMAYDRFLAICRPLTYSTRMSQTVQRVLVAVSWACAFSNALTHTVAISTLNFCGPNVINHFYCDLPQLFQLSCSSTQLNELLLFGVGFIMAGTPLALVVTSYIHVAVAVLRIRSVEGRKKAFSTCGSHLTVVAIFYGSGIFNYMRLGSAKLSDKDKAVGIFNTVANPMLNPIIYSLRNPDVQGALWWVIKGRWSLA